The following proteins come from a genomic window of Diprion similis isolate iyDipSimi1 chromosome 8, iyDipSimi1.1, whole genome shotgun sequence:
- the LOC124408806 gene encoding UDP-glucose:glycoprotein glucosyltransferase: MWVFILWYSFVLCFNQIAADKQINKYVTTLIDAKWKETPLMLEVAEYLSDESHDYFWGFVDEISSSSYLLPPNAMERDAYNVAIAATKKFLTPAEIAVLKLGLSLRTYSSRVEMFSQMAENKNISHLGCSVAMDIGGKLTCSLKDLEELIDKQAEVEIDTYSVDHHYPGGEQSDKTVILYGQMGTPEFSEFHSTLKSLAEQKKIDYVLRHYVKNRSEKKLRLSGYGVELQMKSTEYKATDDSDIKDNSDKEADSTSDGSEEIDGLNFGILKNLYPDKQGELDKLQTHLLENSHEIGALKVWQFQDLSHQAAERIMKSPASEAIEALTDIAQNFPMQAKSLIRTKVNSEMKKEMKLNQEIFSANLNIQPTDTALFLNGLFFDLEAIDILTLLESLRAELRVMELLHKIGFANKKMNKLLALDLSGNGDSQDFAIDIRDSAIIWVNDIESDSRYKRWSPSLTELLRPTFPGMLRNIRRNLYNLVIIIDPLSKDAVPLISLAESLYTHSAPLRVGFVFVTNYNTSVTGQTDASVAVNNAYHYFAESLGHKEAMRFLSDLRHFIDEDSTDVSEIRKAILARDSSADVNYILGEESEYDVGRHLANDFVKRTGFHKFPQALLNGIPLPSNQLSSELFEEAVLSTIMTQTPAFQKAVYRGELTEGDDVIDYIMNQPNVMPRLNERVLKVEKHNWLDLIGNMPETDEISKWSQQDTSSWLMERMKYIYISRRSTVHHLFTFWIVVDLNLSIDRQLLREAFEYVKSNADVRISIIVNGIENTGRPQIDINKVVLAALNALSSEEAMRFILQVIHDDAVSLIASGKYEIENEDVKKKLDEQTITLDVHKHYVKNGLHLESGMRAVICNGRIIGPFDESEEFTSEDFGLLERFSQNTYGNKLFKNVLKANSLDDDDEYEKIDITDDMIVKIVALLVPRPQTRSRVDVPFHGDEHSAIKIPAGDPDSVAFDLTAIVDPVSRGAQKLGPIISTLQQTLNCHVKVFLNCLDKNSDMPLKSFYRFVLEPELQFTPEGQIAGAIARFHKLPTSSLLTQHIHAPENWLVEVVRSVYDLDNIKLDNVAMGVQSEFELEHLLLEGHCFEAVIGNPPRGLQITLGTENEPVIVDTIVMANLGYFQLKANPGEWILRLRQGRSAEIYDITSVDGQDVIHSENNVKVVISSLRSHVLKLKVSKKPDKANIDLLSEDESNSGLWNSISRTFTAAEESEDKDEKLNIFSLASGHLYERFIKIMMLSVIKHTKTPVKFWFLKNYLSPTLKDFLPHMAIKYGFEYELVQYKWPRWLHQQTEKQRTIWGYKILFLDVLFPLDVKKIIFVDADQVVRADLKELANLDLGGAPYAYTPFCESRREMDGFRFWQQGYWRNHLQGRRYHISALYVVDLKRFRRIAAGDRLRGQYQALSQDPNSLSNLDQDLPNNMIHQVAIKTLPQEWLWCETWCDDDSKKYAKTIDLCNNPMTKEAKLQAAMRILPEWVGYDEEIKRLQQEIENSNRQTEREEGEMMDDSPAHEEL; this comes from the exons ATGTGGGTTTTCATACTTTGGTACTCATTCGTATTATGTTTTAATCAAATTGCTGCGGATAaacaaatcaataaatatGTAACAACGTTAATCGATGCCAAGTGGAAAGAGACTCCTCTTATGCTAGAGGTAGCTGAGTATCTCAGCGACGAAAGTCATGACTACTTCTGGGGATTTGTCGATGAAATATCGAGCAGTTCATATTTGCTGCCACCAAATG CCATGGAAAGAGATGCTTACAATGTCGCTATCGCAGCAACGAAAAAGTTCTTAACTCCAGCTGAAATAGCTGTACTTAAACTTGGACTCTCCCTGAGAACATATTCATCACGAGTTGAGATGTTCAGCCAAatggcagagaataaaaacatTTCGCATCTGGGGTGCAGTGTCGCAATGGACATTGGTGGAAAACTTACTTGTTCATTAAAAGATTTGGAAGAACTAATTGATAAG CAGGCAGAAGTAGAAATAGATACTTACAGTGTGGATCATCATTATCCTGGTGGTGAACAATCTGATAAGACTGTGATTCTTTATGGTCAAATGGGAACACCGGAATTCAGTGAATTCCATAGTACATTGAAATCTTTGGCCGAACAAAAAAAGATTGATTATGTTTTGCGCCACTATGTAAAA AATCGATCAGAAAAGAAGTTACGACTGTCAGGATATGGGGTCGAACTCCAAATGAAATCTACAGAATACAAGGCGACCGATGACTCTGACATTAAAGACAATTCAGACAAAGAGGCTGATTCGACAAGTGATGGAAGTGAAGAAATTGATGGGCTTAATTTTGGGATTTTAAA GAATTTATACCCAGACAAGCAGGGCGAACTGGATAAGTTACAGACGCATTTACTGGAGAATAGTCATGAGATCGGAGCATTAAAAGTATGGCAATTTCAAGATTTAAGTCATCAAGCTGCTGAAAGAATTATGAAGTCACCCGCAAGTGAAGCAATCGAAGCACTtactgatattgctcaaaatttCCCTATGCAG GCTAAATCTTTAATCAGAACAAAAGTGAATTctgaaatgaagaaagaaatgaaattgaatcaagaGATATTCTCTGCAAACTTGAATATCCAACCAACAGATACAGCTTTATTTCTTAATGGACTCTTCTTTGATTTGGAAGCAATCGATATTTTGACTCTCTTAGAGTCGTTACGTGCAGAATTGCGGGTAATGGAATTACTCCATAAAATTG gatttgcaaataaaaaaatgaacaagctACTGGCTCTAGATTTATCAGGGAATGGAGATAGCCAAGATTTCGCTATAGATATTAGAGATTCGGCAATCATATGGGTGAATGATATTGAGAGCGATTCACGATACAAACGATGGTCACCGTCACTAACTGAGCTTTTACGACCAACATTTCCTGGCATGCTCAGAAACATAAGAAGAAATCTTTATAACTTG GTCATAATCATTGATCCACTGAGCAAAGACGCAGTGCCATTAATCTCCCTAGCTGAGTCACTATACACACATTCTGCTCCGCTTCGTGTTGGCTTTGTTTTTGTCACCAATTATAACACTTCCGTAACAGGTCAAACGGATGCTAGTGTTGCCGTCAATAATGCCTACCATTACTTTGCTGAATCACTCGGACACAAGGAGGCAATGCGTTTCCTTTCAGAT TTGAGACACTTTATCGATGAAGACAGTACAGATGTGagtgaaataagaaaagcTATTCTAGCTAGAGATTCATCTGCTGATGTCAATTATATTCTCGGGGAAGAATCGGAGTATGATGTTGGACGTCATTTAGCTAATGACTTTGTAAAACGCACAGGGTTCCATAAATTCCCTCAAGCGTTATTGAATGGAATACCTTTACCATCTAATCAGCTTAGCTCAGAATTATTTGAAGAAGCAGTTCTCTCCACAATAATGACGCAAACACCCGCGTTTCAAAAAGCTGTATACCGGGGTGAGCTCACTGAAGGCGACGATGTCATTGATTATATTATGAATCAACCTAATGTTATGCCCAG GTTGAATGAGCGTGTTCTGAAAGTGGAAAAGCATAATTGGCTTGACTTGATTGGAAACATGCCTGAAACTGACGAAATCTCAAAGTGGAGTCAACAAGATACTTCCAGTTGGCTCATGGAGCGgatgaaatacatatatatatctagaCGCAGCACTGTACATCACTTGTTTACTTTCTGGATCGTAGTCGATTTGAACCTATCTATAGATAGACAATTATTACGCGAAGCATTTGAATATGTG aaaTCGAATGCAGATGTAAGGATCAGTATTATCGTAAACGGCATTGAAAATACCGGTAGACCTCAAATTGACATAAACAAAGTTGTGCTCGCCGCATTAAATGCGTTATCAAGTGAAGAAGCCATGAGATTCATTCTTCAAGTTATACATGATGATGCAGTTTCCCTTATTGCTAGTGGCAAATACGAAATTGAG AATGAAGATGTGAAGAAGAAACTTGATGAACAAACAATAACACTTGATGTGCACAAGCACTATGTAAAAAATGGATTACATTTGGAAAGTGGAATGAGAGCAGTCATATGCAACGGTCGTATAATTGGACCATTCGATGAAAGTGAGGAATTTACCAGTGAAGATTTCGGTCTTTTGGAAAGGTTTAGTCAAAATACCTATGGCAATAAACTGTTTAAAAATGTACTGAAGGCAAATTCGTTGGATGACGACGATGAATACG agaaaattgATATCACAGATGATATGATTGTAAAAATCGTAGCACTATTGGTACCAAGACCACAGACTAGAAGCCGAGTTGATGTTCCGTTTCACGGCGATGAACACAG TGCCATCAAAATACCTGCAGGAGACCCTGACAGCGTAGCATTCGATCTTACTGCAATCGTTGACCCAGTTTCTCGTGGGGCACAAAAACTTGGACCTATTATAAGCACACTGCAACAGACCCTAAACTGCCATGTAAAAGTATTCCTGAATTGTTTGGATAAAAACAGTGACATGCCATTGAAAAG TTTCTACCGATTCGTCCTAGAACCGGAATTACAATTTACTCCTGAAGGTCAGATCGCTGGCGCAATTGCTAGATTTCATAAATTGCCAACTTCTTCATTACTTACTCAGCATATCCATGCACCAGAAAATTGGCTGGTTGAAGTTGTGCGCAGCGTATATGACTTGGACAACATTAAATTAGATAATGTAGCAATGGGTGTACAaag tgaaTTCGAGTTGGAGCACCTTCTTCTTGAAGGGCACTGTTTCGAAGCTGTAATTGGAAATCCACCCAGAGGATTACAGATAACTTTGGGCACTGAAAATGAGCCTGTAATAGTTGACACCATTGTTATGGCTAATCTGGGATATTTTCAGCTAAAAGCTAATCCTGGTGAGTGGATTTTACGACTGAGGCAAGGAAGGTCTGCCGAGATATACGACATTACGAGCGTCGATGGTCAAGATGTTATTCATAGCGAAAACAATGTGAAGGTTGTTATAAGTTCATTGCGCAGTCATGTCTTGAAGCTGAAAGTCTCCAAGAAACCAGACAAAGCAAATATAGATCTTTTATCAGAAGATGAATCAAACTCTGGTCTATGGAATTCAATATCTAG GACATTTACTGCTGCTGAAGAGAGTGAagataaagatgaaaaattgaatatattttctttagcTTCTGGACATCTGTATGAGaggtttattaaaattatgatGCTCAGTGTGATCAAGCACACTAAAACACCCGTCAAGTTTtggttcttgaaaaattatctctcACCTACTTTGAAG gATTTCTTGCCACATATGGCCATTAAATATGGATTCGAATACGAATTGGTACAATATAAATGGCCCCGTTGGCTCCACCAACAAACTGAAAAGCAAAGAACCATATGGGGATACAAAATTCTCTTTTTAGATGTGCTATTCCCATTAGatgtgaagaaaattattttcgttgaTGCAGACCAG GTCGTGAGAGCTGATTTGAAGGAACTAGCTAATTTGGATCTCGGTGGGGCACCGTATGCATACACGCCATTTTGTGAAAGCAGAAGAGAAATGGATGGGTTCAG attttggCAGCAAGGTTACTGGCGAAATCATCTACAAGGAAGACGTTATCACATCAGTGCTTTATACGTGGTAGACTTGAAACGATTTAGACGCATAGCTGCTGGTGATAGACTGAGAGGTCAATATCAGGCTCTCAGTCAAGACCCTAACAGTCTCTCAAATCTCGACCAG GACCTTCCAAATAATATGATACATCAAGTAGCTATAAAGACTTTGCCTCAGGAATGGCTTTGGTGTGAAACGTGGTGCGATGATGATTCCAAGAAATATGCCAAAACTATTGACTTG TGCAATAACCCAATGACAAAAGAAGCTAAGCTCCAAGCTGCTATGCGGATCTTACCGGAATGGGTTGGATATGACGAAGAAATAAAGAGGCTACAACAGGAAATAGAAAACTCGAATCGACAAACGGAAAGAGAGGAAGGTG